In a genomic window of Curtobacterium sp. MCBD17_035:
- a CDS encoding MarR family transcriptional regulator produces the protein MTTDDVPWLDREQVRVWIRLVAVMELLPAALDQQLQRDSDLTHFDYMVIAMLSERDDRTLRMTALSAATNSSLPRLSHVVTRLEKRGLVSRCPSTDDRRATDVRLTDAGWEAVVAAAPGHVRNARHLVVDAIGEDRFRQLDADLRAMLRRLDPEGRLAALTDPDGRPPVQ, from the coding sequence ATGACGACGGACGACGTGCCCTGGCTCGACCGCGAGCAGGTCCGCGTGTGGATCCGCCTCGTCGCCGTCATGGAGCTCCTGCCCGCGGCGCTCGACCAGCAGTTGCAGCGCGATTCCGACCTGACGCACTTCGACTACATGGTCATCGCCATGCTCTCCGAACGCGACGACCGCACGCTGCGCATGACGGCCCTGTCCGCCGCCACGAACAGCTCGTTGCCGCGGCTGTCCCACGTCGTCACCCGCCTCGAGAAGCGCGGGCTCGTCTCGCGGTGCCCGTCGACGGACGACCGGCGGGCAACGGACGTCCGACTCACGGACGCCGGGTGGGAGGCCGTGGTCGCCGCTGCCCCCGGCCACGTCCGGAACGCCCGCCACCTCGTGGTCGACGCGATCGGCGAGGACCGCTTCCGGCAGCTCGACGCCGACCTCCGCGCGATGCTCCGCCGACTCGACCCCGAGGGTCGCCTCGCCGCCCTCACCGACCCGGATGGCCGCCCGCCCGTGCAATAG
- the pheA gene encoding prephenate dehydratase: MAEPDASASDTYSYLGPAGTFTEAALKQVAAAAGKPWRSVNNVGEALDDVMSGRSVGAVIAIENSVDGGVTATQDALARIPGVRIIGEYLVPVDFVLVARHGTVLADVRTVNAHPVAYGQTYRWLEDHVPGHGHIPASSNVAAAAALLDPAAGALAEAAVAPPGITDHHDLAVLAEHIGENPFAVTRFVLVSRDLAIPARTGADKTSVVVELPDDRAGALVDLLEQFATRGINMGLLSSRPIGDELGRYRFVIDLDGHVHDERVADALLGLRRFSPRVTFLGSYPRADGHASEVQARYRDEAFTEAREWLRRIVAGEPG; this comes from the coding sequence ATGGCCGAGCCCGATGCCTCCGCGTCCGACACGTACAGCTACCTCGGACCGGCCGGGACCTTCACGGAGGCCGCGCTCAAGCAGGTCGCCGCGGCCGCCGGCAAGCCCTGGCGGTCGGTCAACAACGTCGGCGAGGCCCTCGACGACGTCATGAGCGGACGGAGCGTCGGCGCGGTCATCGCCATCGAGAACAGCGTCGACGGTGGGGTCACCGCCACGCAGGACGCCCTCGCGCGCATCCCGGGGGTCCGCATCATCGGCGAGTACCTCGTGCCGGTCGACTTCGTCCTCGTCGCCCGGCACGGCACCGTGCTCGCGGACGTCCGCACGGTGAACGCCCACCCGGTCGCGTACGGGCAGACATACCGCTGGCTCGAGGACCACGTCCCGGGGCACGGACACATCCCCGCGTCGTCGAACGTCGCGGCGGCGGCGGCGCTCCTCGACCCGGCCGCGGGGGCGCTCGCCGAGGCCGCGGTCGCCCCGCCCGGCATCACCGACCACCACGACCTCGCCGTCCTCGCCGAGCACATCGGCGAGAACCCGTTCGCCGTCACGCGGTTCGTCCTCGTGTCGCGGGACCTGGCGATCCCGGCCCGGACCGGCGCCGACAAGACGAGCGTCGTCGTGGAGCTGCCGGACGACCGCGCAGGTGCGCTCGTCGACCTGCTCGAGCAGTTCGCCACCCGGGGCATCAACATGGGGCTCCTCAGCTCGCGGCCGATCGGCGACGAGCTCGGCCGCTACCGCTTCGTCATCGACCTGGACGGCCACGTGCACGACGAGCGCGTGGCGGACGCGCTCCTCGGCCTCCGGCGGTTCAGCCCCCGGGTGACGTTCCTCGGGTCGTACCCCAGGGCCGACGGCCACGCGTCCGAGGTGCAGGCCCGGTACCGGGACGAAGCGTTCACCGAGGCACGCGAGTGGCTCCGACGGATCGTCGCGGGTGAGCCTGGTTGA
- a CDS encoding diacylglycerol kinase family protein, which yields MTTPPETDAAPRDDVAAVPSTAAHSATSRHIAAVVYNPIKVDLPALRQSVSRYEREAGWSETLWFATTEEDPGAGMARAALEAGADVVAAAGGDGTTRIVAEVVHGSGASLALLPSGTGNLLARNMRFPLDEMDTSVQTLFHGEDRAVDIGMLTVEREGGEREDFGFLVMAGLGLDARMLANTRPELKKRVGWLAYVDAVARSLRDSDNMEARYNLDGAGNRSLRAHTLIVGNCGTLQAGILLLPDATITDGVFDVVALRPKSVFGWARIGARLMWENAILRRARSTKIGQTAVGERIIARAREERPLRYMRGKEIVVRLETPDEFEIDGDPVGRIRAFRARIDEGGLTVRVPVGHVLH from the coding sequence ATGACGACGCCCCCCGAGACCGATGCGGCCCCGCGCGACGACGTCGCCGCGGTGCCCTCGACCGCCGCCCACTCGGCCACGAGCCGGCACATCGCCGCCGTGGTCTACAACCCGATCAAGGTGGACCTGCCGGCCCTGCGCCAGAGCGTGAGCCGCTACGAACGTGAGGCCGGGTGGAGCGAGACCCTCTGGTTCGCGACGACCGAGGAGGACCCGGGCGCCGGCATGGCCCGGGCCGCGCTCGAGGCCGGTGCCGATGTGGTGGCCGCCGCGGGCGGCGACGGCACGACGCGGATCGTCGCCGAGGTCGTGCACGGATCCGGCGCGTCGCTCGCGCTGCTGCCGAGCGGCACCGGCAACCTGCTCGCGCGGAACATGCGGTTCCCGCTCGACGAGATGGACACGAGCGTGCAGACCCTGTTCCACGGCGAGGACCGCGCGGTCGACATCGGCATGCTCACCGTCGAGCGTGAGGGTGGGGAGCGTGAGGACTTCGGGTTCCTGGTCATGGCCGGGCTCGGGCTCGACGCCCGGATGCTCGCCAACACGCGCCCGGAGCTCAAGAAACGGGTGGGCTGGCTCGCCTACGTCGACGCCGTGGCCCGATCGCTCCGTGACTCCGACAACATGGAGGCCCGCTACAACCTCGACGGTGCCGGCAACCGCTCGCTCCGCGCCCACACGCTCATCGTGGGCAACTGCGGCACCCTGCAGGCCGGCATCCTCCTGCTGCCCGACGCCACGATCACGGACGGCGTGTTCGACGTCGTCGCGCTGCGGCCGAAGTCCGTGTTCGGCTGGGCCCGGATCGGCGCTCGCCTGATGTGGGAGAACGCGATCCTGCGGCGTGCGCGATCGACGAAGATCGGCCAGACCGCGGTGGGGGAGCGGATCATCGCCCGGGCACGTGAGGAACGTCCGCTGCGGTACATGCGCGGCAAGGAGATCGTCGTGCGGCTCGAGACCCCCGACGAGTTCGAGATCGACGGCGACCCGGTGGGTCGGATCCGGGCGTTCCGGGCGCGCATCGACGAAGGCGGCTTGACGGTGCGCGTGCCGGTCGGGCACGTCCTGCACTGA